One window from the genome of Pyrobaculum ferrireducens encodes:
- a CDS encoding ATPase AAA, whose protein sequence is MIHRYLFRLVASAEGNALITGLPGSGKTSLVKWSLGDLPPDYAVVVYDTAGDFQQHGLCDYHGRFPVNPLDLPAPRVVEILEESLTATYGEYPYLLTPAMAELLLRSVERGMKTLGEIRRRVVEVAEAHEVDTAYAVRRRLAHFDTQQFEKTEAPLEVGRSTCIDISGLDRVGRLAYVLAHLELTRGVKNVIYVVDEAHRFLMFVNRYSLLTDHMRTGRASGRFFVLISHSFREFQRHLGYVKLIIRFPDWDLDESKTTPLQPSEALVVVRAASVKAMEALSRLVPLRGTWGQFRITVPPYAP, encoded by the coding sequence GTGATACACCGCTACCTATTCCGCCTAGTGGCCTCCGCGGAGGGAAACGCCTTAATTACTGGGTTGCCGGGGAGCGGCAAGACTTCTCTCGTCAAGTGGAGCCTGGGAGACCTCCCCCCGGACTACGCCGTTGTTGTATACGACACCGCCGGTGACTTCCAGCAACACGGCCTCTGCGACTACCACGGCCGCTTTCCGGTAAACCCCCTGGACCTCCCGGCGCCTAGGGTTGTTGAAATTCTTGAGGAGAGCCTCACTGCCACTTACGGGGAGTATCCGTATCTGCTCACTCCGGCGATGGCTGAGCTGTTGCTACGTAGCGTTGAGAGGGGGATGAAGACGCTTGGCGAAATCCGGCGCCGCGTTGTGGAGGTGGCGGAGGCCCACGAGGTGGACACGGCCTATGCAGTGCGCCGTAGATTAGCCCATTTTGATACGCAACAGTTCGAAAAGACGGAGGCGCCTCTCGAGGTCGGCCGCTCTACTTGTATTGACATCAGCGGGCTAGACCGCGTGGGGAGGCTGGCCTACGTGCTGGCGCATTTAGAACTAACCCGCGGTGTCAAAAACGTGATATATGTGGTGGACGAGGCGCATAGATTTTTGATGTTCGTGAATCGGTACAGCCTATTGACAGACCACATGCGCACCGGCCGCGCTTCGGGGCGCTTCTTCGTGCTTATTAGCCACAGCTTTCGCGAATTCCAGAGGCACCTAGGCTACGTCAAGCTCATTATCCGATTCCCAGACTGGGACCTAGACGAGTCCAAAACAACGCCGCTACAGCCCTCGGAGGCCTTGGTGGTTGTCAGAGCGGCCTCCGTCAAGGCGATGGAGGCCCTCTCTAGGCTCGTGCCGCTGAGAGGCACGTGGGGCCAGTTTAGAATAACCGTGCCTCCCTATGCGCCGTGA
- a CDS encoding ParA family protein translates to MRPVKTVVVYSLDGGVGRTTLSAVLSVARGYVLMVDMDWERAGLSQLFKAPRRPGWLAPYLGAGVPYVHRVSPTLYLIPGYEAALLYTRRGEDFAREVEEAFLDFAERLPALAQRLGIPVDLVVIDTAAALRLGILAEMRKMGVYGVFVGDRRLVSKISEAKAEQYRRYLAYSSVAVLNLLERDELKIARKLTPAAIKRVAVGDRRGVSVAEAVLRDRENRKSIDYVLAALKTS, encoded by the coding sequence GTGAGGCCGGTTAAAACTGTGGTTGTCTACTCCCTAGACGGAGGGGTGGGGAGGACCACCTTGTCCGCTGTCCTTTCTGTGGCTAGGGGGTATGTCCTCATGGTTGATATGGACTGGGAGAGGGCTGGGCTGTCTCAGCTCTTCAAAGCGCCTAGGAGGCCGGGTTGGCTTGCGCCGTATTTAGGCGCGGGGGTGCCGTATGTACACCGCGTCTCCCCAACGCTTTACCTAATACCGGGCTACGAGGCGGCTCTTCTCTACACGAGGCGTGGGGAGGACTTCGCCAGAGAGGTGGAGGAGGCTTTTCTCGACTTCGCCGAGCGCCTCCCCGCGCTGGCTCAGAGGCTGGGAATCCCCGTAGACCTCGTGGTAATCGACACCGCGGCGGCGCTGCGGCTGGGGATTCTGGCAGAGATGCGGAAGATGGGGGTCTACGGCGTGTTTGTGGGAGACCGCCGCCTCGTCTCAAAAATTTCAGAGGCGAAGGCTGAGCAGTACCGCCGGTACCTGGCCTACTCCTCGGTGGCTGTGTTGAATCTTTTGGAGAGGGACGAGTTGAAAATCGCGAGGAAGTTGACGCCCGCGGCTATTAAGAGGGTTGCCGTCGGAGACCGCCGCGGCGTGTCCGTCGCCGAAGCCGTGTTGAGAGATAGAGAAAACCGCAAGTCGATAGACTACGTGCTCGCCGCGTTAAAAACGTCGTGA
- a CDS encoding Fis family transcriptional regulator, whose protein sequence is MPKRANAPEECRWVFDVFSGEKAERAVELCLRGYTLRKMALLTPMELADLLGYDEVTDAEKAARRLREAAGVDSRPVTLAQLRQRQDRVLKTGVEEFDSKTPWRGVKFGLIYGFAGEYGTGKSLFAKQISAVALAGGLKVAYFDTEGTFDVDSATIENLFKRFGVSNEAVTQFYLYRPTDSFQLIEQIRELPEDVDVIVVDSLVAPFRAEYRGRQLLAPRQQAMLYALNILQRYTRLGKLAIVTDQVMDVPTMFSTKRPAGGNVLLHTVHALFMMERPSKQKLKGKMWPLDVPGMSPDTEIEYEIRSDGLY, encoded by the coding sequence GTGCCTAAGAGGGCTAACGCGCCGGAGGAGTGTAGGTGGGTGTTTGACGTCTTTAGTGGAGAAAAGGCTGAGAGGGCTGTGGAGCTGTGCCTCCGGGGCTATACGCTTAGGAAAATGGCGTTGTTGACGCCGATGGAGCTGGCAGATCTTCTGGGCTACGACGAGGTGACTGACGCGGAGAAGGCGGCTAGGAGGCTGAGAGAGGCGGCCGGCGTCGACTCCCGGCCGGTGACCCTTGCCCAGCTGAGGCAGAGACAAGACCGCGTTTTAAAAACCGGCGTTGAGGAGTTCGATTCTAAAACCCCTTGGAGGGGGGTGAAATTCGGCCTCATATATGGATTCGCCGGGGAGTACGGCACTGGCAAGTCGTTATTCGCTAAGCAGATTTCGGCGGTTGCGCTGGCGGGAGGGCTTAAAGTGGCTTATTTCGACACAGAAGGCACCTTCGACGTGGATTCCGCCACAATAGAAAACCTCTTTAAAAGATTCGGCGTCTCTAACGAGGCTGTTACCCAGTTTTATCTCTACCGCCCCACAGACTCCTTCCAGTTGATAGAACAAATTAGGGAGCTTCCAGAGGACGTGGACGTGATAGTGGTAGACTCCCTAGTGGCCCCGTTCCGCGCGGAGTACCGGGGGAGGCAGTTGCTAGCCCCTAGGCAACAAGCCATGCTCTACGCCTTGAATATTTTACAGCGCTATACGAGACTGGGCAAGTTGGCTATTGTCACTGACCAAGTTATGGACGTGCCCACTATGTTTTCTACAAAAAGACCCGCCGGAGGCAACGTACTGCTACATACCGTCCACGCGTTGTTTATGATGGAGAGGCCATCTAAACAGAAGCTTAAGGGAAAGATGTGGCCTCTAGACGTGCCCGGGATGTCTCCAGATACAGAAATTGAGTATGAAATACGGAGCGACGGCCTCTACTAA
- a CDS encoding helicase-related protein, whose protein sequence is MASSGGYSPYPYNLLSLLALRIHLLSNYTPCVNPSHSRVDALRYQLDFVNFGLRRYYEEGAVRLLLADDVGLGKTVMAGLLIKELMMRGHVKKVLLVVPKMLVFQWMRELAEKFDIECQVCRERCDTNCGIVSIDFLKRRVDDFLQQGWDFVVFDEAHNLTARGREPTKRYQAAERLASATKNVLLLSATPHHGDRLDFMARIRLIDRSVTDDDSLRLAVKRYVVRRLREDVHDETGIPERHSTTLKIAPSPDEAQFYGEVEKYVRYYYGIAQKYKGKRRAAIGLVATVFLKRASSSTYAAMRTIERRLKALEAIKRGLLKPTETPKSELEAIQRVVDETQLDKEIEMLRRLHQLGQALATDTKYNTLKKVLGEVLGKVSEKIIVFTQYRDTMHYLAERLRKDGYHVVLLHGGMSDEERKAAEAEFRDKGQILVATDAASEGLNLQVANLLINYDLPWNPTRIDQRIGRVHRYGQRRPVLVYNFLLDGTIDGRVYELLLKKLEEIRKALGRVFEYLGNLADERDFAKLIDAALKGRDPSEEVERLAQSKATLKDLEDLLVKDRVRLQKDPRCIDYVTDEELQTLVLGTLNTLDPRSYDEAGGCFRIKYLPKELASLCRGACTGLVGFGLSSNCPERITVEHPLAKAVIQYHLEKLPSSILAEVDKPCYADGNLWVIKGTAEVAIPEGHRLEKYTLSHVAAYYQPNTTQCQKGQVPLSAITLPIYIQESKQSPQPPEEALGEVKAKLQEQVKKLCQNKENAILAEYTSMLKAIDKKKGLTEAQKASQKEELLQKLEATVNMLREACGNAKIETATLFTAIYKPLGYLTLGVEWGSDLMEQGAKGEEIAMELDRKEGCHIVDLRHIPMTGVDYIAVCPDGVRLVEVKTVKGPDSKIHIQPVEWAALCASKTNRARRAALLVDLQYTKALKNHMYLYVVDLSNNTVKKYRDPCTHLANHVRKYKVTQEKYVIPYNEFTKLITPTVELPYDN, encoded by the coding sequence ATGGCCTCTAGCGGGGGATATTCCCCGTATCCATATAACTTGCTTTCACTGCTTGCCTTGAGGATTCATCTACTTAGTAACTACACGCCGTGTGTAAATCCTTCGCATAGTAGAGTTGATGCTCTTAGGTATCAGCTTGATTTTGTAAATTTTGGACTGCGTCGCTACTACGAGGAGGGGGCAGTTAGGCTGTTACTCGCCGACGATGTCGGCCTCGGCAAAACCGTCATGGCCGGCCTCTTGATAAAAGAGCTAATGATGAGAGGCCACGTAAAGAAGGTGCTACTCGTCGTGCCGAAGATGCTGGTCTTCCAGTGGATGAGAGAACTGGCGGAGAAATTCGACATAGAGTGCCAAGTCTGCAGAGAGCGTTGCGATACCAACTGCGGCATCGTCTCCATAGATTTCTTGAAAAGGAGGGTAGATGACTTTCTTCAACAGGGGTGGGACTTCGTGGTATTCGACGAGGCACATAACCTAACCGCAAGGGGCCGCGAACCCACCAAGAGGTACCAAGCCGCCGAGAGGCTGGCCTCCGCTACGAAAAACGTCCTGCTCCTCTCGGCCACTCCACACCACGGGGATAGGCTAGACTTCATGGCACGGATAAGGCTCATAGACCGCTCAGTTACAGACGACGACTCTCTTAGACTTGCCGTTAAGAGGTACGTCGTTAGGAGACTAAGAGAGGACGTCCACGACGAAACCGGCATACCAGAGAGACACTCCACAACGTTGAAAATAGCCCCCTCACCTGACGAGGCGCAGTTCTACGGAGAGGTCGAGAAGTACGTCCGGTACTACTACGGAATAGCCCAGAAGTACAAGGGGAAGCGCAGGGCGGCCATAGGCCTCGTGGCTACGGTATTCCTAAAGAGAGCGTCCTCAAGCACATACGCCGCCATGAGGACCATCGAGAGAAGACTAAAAGCCTTAGAAGCCATAAAGAGGGGCCTGCTCAAGCCAACCGAAACCCCGAAAAGCGAGCTTGAGGCTATACAACGCGTAGTCGACGAGACCCAGCTAGACAAGGAGATTGAAATGCTAAGGAGATTACACCAGCTTGGCCAAGCCCTCGCCACTGACACCAAGTATAACACATTGAAAAAGGTACTAGGAGAGGTCTTGGGAAAGGTCTCAGAAAAGATAATCGTCTTCACCCAGTACAGAGACACAATGCACTATCTCGCAGAGAGGCTAAGAAAAGACGGCTACCACGTAGTTCTCCTCCACGGAGGCATGTCAGACGAGGAGCGCAAAGCGGCCGAGGCCGAGTTCAGAGACAAAGGCCAGATCCTAGTGGCAACAGACGCCGCCTCAGAAGGCCTCAACCTCCAAGTCGCGAATCTCCTAATCAACTACGACCTCCCGTGGAACCCCACACGCATAGATCAGAGAATCGGCAGAGTGCACAGATACGGCCAGAGGAGGCCCGTCTTAGTCTACAACTTCCTACTCGACGGCACCATAGACGGACGCGTCTACGAACTCCTCCTCAAGAAGTTAGAGGAGATAAGAAAAGCGCTCGGCAGAGTGTTTGAATACCTAGGAAACCTCGCCGACGAGAGAGACTTCGCCAAGCTAATCGACGCAGCGCTGAAAGGCCGAGACCCCTCAGAAGAAGTAGAACGCCTCGCGCAGTCAAAAGCCACCCTTAAAGATCTAGAGGACCTGCTAGTAAAAGACCGAGTCAGACTCCAAAAAGATCCTAGATGTATAGACTACGTCACGGATGAGGAACTCCAAACCCTGGTACTCGGCACGCTAAACACCCTCGACCCCAGATCATACGACGAGGCAGGTGGTTGCTTCAGAATAAAATACCTACCAAAAGAGCTAGCCAGTCTCTGCCGCGGGGCGTGCACAGGCCTAGTCGGCTTCGGCCTCTCGTCAAACTGCCCCGAGAGGATAACTGTAGAACACCCCCTCGCCAAGGCAGTAATTCAGTACCACCTAGAAAAACTCCCAAGCTCCATATTGGCAGAGGTAGACAAGCCGTGCTACGCAGACGGCAACCTCTGGGTCATAAAAGGCACGGCAGAGGTTGCTATTCCCGAAGGACACCGCTTAGAAAAATACACACTAAGCCACGTAGCCGCCTACTACCAGCCCAACACCACCCAGTGCCAAAAAGGCCAAGTCCCACTCTCCGCTATTACCCTCCCCATATATATACAGGAGTCAAAACAAAGCCCACAGCCACCCGAAGAGGCACTAGGTGAAGTGAAGGCAAAGCTACAGGAGCAAGTCAAAAAACTCTGTCAAAACAAGGAAAACGCCATACTCGCCGAGTACACCTCCATGCTAAAAGCAATAGACAAGAAAAAGGGCCTAACAGAAGCACAAAAAGCCAGCCAAAAAGAAGAGCTCCTACAGAAACTAGAGGCAACAGTTAACATGCTGAGAGAGGCATGCGGCAATGCCAAGATAGAGACGGCAACCTTATTCACAGCCATATACAAGCCACTAGGCTACCTCACGCTAGGAGTCGAGTGGGGAAGCGACTTGATGGAACAAGGCGCCAAAGGCGAGGAAATAGCCATGGAACTAGATAGAAAAGAGGGGTGCCACATAGTTGATCTGAGACACATACCAATGACAGGTGTCGACTACATAGCTGTATGCCCCGACGGAGTCAGACTGGTGGAGGTAAAGACGGTAAAAGGCCCAGACAGCAAAATCCACATTCAGCCAGTGGAGTGGGCCGCGCTGTGCGCCAGCAAGACAAACCGCGCCCGCCGCGCCGCCCTACTCGTAGATCTACAGTACACAAAGGCGCTTAAAAACCACATGTATCTATACGTGGTAGACCTAAGCAACAATACAGTGAAAAAATACCGCGATCCCTGTACCCACTTGGCAAACCACGTACGTAAATACAAAGTAACACAAGAGAAATACGTAATACCCTACAACGAATTCACCAAACTAATAACACCAACAGTAGAGCTACCATATGATAATTGA
- a CDS encoding ATP-binding protein, which translates to MKSVAVVGPPGAGKTLVATSLALYLHLATAGVAYVDKSVTKAGAGLVKSYLPLAADVEEAAELGVDYVVIDAAPYDVPPADVYIFVLEPTDLRYFTGEGVYVVVNKTSRWSLRGIPFDSRISWAMQAGVPPVVADIKGFERTRKRIVKVVKEIGDGL; encoded by the coding sequence GTGAAGTCTGTGGCCGTCGTGGGGCCTCCCGGCGCTGGCAAGACGCTGGTGGCCACGTCGCTGGCGCTTTACCTACACCTAGCCACCGCCGGCGTGGCTTATGTAGACAAGTCTGTTACGAAGGCGGGCGCCGGCTTGGTGAAGAGCTACCTGCCACTGGCCGCCGACGTGGAGGAGGCGGCGGAGCTGGGCGTTGACTACGTCGTCATCGACGCGGCCCCCTACGACGTGCCCCCGGCGGATGTATACATCTTCGTCTTAGAGCCCACAGACCTCAGATACTTCACGGGGGAGGGGGTGTACGTGGTGGTGAACAAAACCTCGCGGTGGTCTCTAAGAGGGATACCTTTCGACAGCAGAATCTCCTGGGCTATGCAGGCGGGCGTGCCGCCCGTGGTCGCAGACATCAAGGGCTTCGAGAGGACTAGGAAGAGAATTGTGAAGGTGGTGAAGGAGATCGGGGATGGGCTATGA
- a CDS encoding helicase HerA domain-containing protein, with translation MKFYSRVLLYFAGGLFFVALLAPQWPPAALLLLPLVYIHGEDLLVWLYSRFAPIEPVRVRHPDDERCAYDPRRGLYHWLWRVEPNRSLFGVESAEAVHEFYNKLSLQRGEWLTFVVIGDEKFIRFTSRRFDPARVSQVEAVLQEFYVATREGAWVGWGRPVDRRVYATAFFWLFYSAFAGPWALAVVLPVWLWVVRRFARGYLEVPLMVRFTHRSTAESWPASRQVLELLSGPDARVYANMPRWAVAVADRPPLEVVKKFQRIYEGRDTGKRLVRLGELAPVLERVSQHNERPVLLYPFGTADVHTQNVSHDLLAQAELWRLRDGVKALTGDLMRFPIFYGGQLLGRGRYVTLAYDRFGRPVAVPIDSLPNAHGVIIGPSGMGKSWTVGSWLNALVRSGVVITVVDPHGDFRRWAKLNGAVVVEVPRQLPADFAEVLAASLDFQRVARAYGFEVAGAESARSAVERVASLVGAAPQYIQWDGSSHTVFVLRSIREAYDVAAFFTAALMLYLFRKFKAPEEEPPEMLRRIIVIDEARLVGDPRNPASGELVRALLELVQGGRKEGYAAWFIIQLETQLERDLLRSASLVLVLGGTSRAIRGAAEILGLSQSDLAYLTSALTPYEASLGGRPYATGVLLLAPREIKYQVKIPLDPELKPRRK, from the coding sequence ATGAAGTTCTACAGCCGGGTGTTGCTCTACTTCGCCGGGGGGCTGTTTTTCGTAGCCCTCCTCGCCCCGCAGTGGCCTCCGGCGGCGCTTCTGCTCCTGCCGCTTGTCTACATACACGGAGAGGATCTCTTAGTGTGGCTCTACTCTAGATTCGCCCCGATTGAGCCGGTTAGAGTCAGACATCCAGACGACGAGAGATGCGCCTACGACCCCCGCCGCGGGCTGTACCACTGGCTTTGGAGAGTGGAGCCTAACCGCAGTCTATTCGGGGTGGAGAGCGCCGAGGCTGTGCACGAGTTTTACAATAAGCTGTCTCTGCAGAGGGGGGAGTGGCTGACGTTTGTTGTAATTGGCGACGAGAAGTTTATACGGTTCACCTCGCGGAGGTTCGACCCCGCCCGGGTCAGCCAGGTGGAGGCGGTGTTGCAGGAGTTCTACGTCGCCACGAGAGAGGGGGCTTGGGTCGGTTGGGGGAGGCCTGTGGATAGGAGGGTATACGCCACCGCCTTCTTCTGGCTTTTCTACAGCGCCTTCGCCGGGCCTTGGGCGCTGGCGGTGGTGCTCCCCGTCTGGCTCTGGGTTGTGCGTAGATTCGCCAGGGGGTATCTGGAGGTGCCCCTCATGGTGAGGTTCACCCACAGATCCACGGCCGAGAGCTGGCCGGCCTCTAGGCAGGTTTTGGAGCTTCTGTCGGGGCCCGACGCGAGGGTGTATGCCAACATGCCCCGCTGGGCTGTGGCGGTGGCCGACAGGCCGCCGCTGGAGGTGGTGAAGAAGTTTCAACGTATCTACGAGGGGAGGGACACCGGGAAGAGGCTGGTGAGGCTTGGGGAGCTGGCCCCGGTGCTTGAACGCGTTTCGCAACACAACGAGAGGCCTGTGTTGCTGTACCCCTTCGGCACCGCGGACGTCCACACACAAAACGTCTCCCACGACCTTCTGGCGCAGGCGGAGTTGTGGCGGCTGAGAGACGGAGTTAAGGCCCTCACTGGGGATCTCATGCGCTTCCCCATATTCTACGGAGGGCAGCTCCTGGGTAGGGGGAGGTACGTCACGTTGGCGTATGACAGATTTGGGAGGCCCGTGGCGGTGCCCATAGACTCTCTGCCTAACGCACACGGCGTTATTATCGGCCCGTCGGGTATGGGCAAGTCGTGGACAGTCGGGTCGTGGCTAAACGCCCTTGTCCGTAGCGGCGTTGTTATCACCGTCGTCGACCCGCACGGGGACTTCCGCCGCTGGGCTAAGCTAAACGGCGCGGTGGTAGTTGAGGTGCCCCGGCAACTGCCTGCCGACTTCGCCGAGGTGCTCGCCGCCAGTCTAGACTTCCAGAGGGTGGCCAGGGCGTACGGCTTTGAGGTGGCGGGGGCCGAGTCGGCGAGGTCGGCCGTGGAGAGGGTGGCATCGCTGGTGGGCGCGGCGCCGCAGTACATCCAGTGGGACGGCTCCAGCCACACGGTCTTCGTCCTGCGGTCTATTAGAGAGGCGTATGACGTAGCCGCCTTCTTCACGGCGGCTCTCATGCTCTACCTATTCCGCAAGTTCAAGGCGCCGGAGGAGGAGCCTCCTGAGATGCTCCGGAGGATAATTGTAATCGACGAGGCTAGGCTCGTCGGCGACCCGAGAAACCCGGCCTCCGGCGAGCTTGTGAGGGCGCTGCTCGAGCTGGTGCAGGGGGGCCGTAAGGAGGGGTACGCCGCGTGGTTTATTATACAGCTAGAAACTCAGCTGGAGCGCGACCTGCTGAGAAGCGCCTCTCTGGTTCTGGTGCTGGGGGGCACCTCCCGGGCAATTAGAGGCGCCGCGGAGATACTAGGCCTCAGCCAGTCAGACCTCGCGTATCTCACAAGCGCCCTCACGCCCTACGAGGCTTCGCTGGGAGGGAGGCCGTACGCCACGGGCGTCCTGTTGCTGGCCCCCAGGGAGATTAAATACCAGGTGAAAATCCCCCTAGACCCGGAGCTGAAGCCGCGGAGAAAATGA